The following are from one region of the Aspergillus chevalieri M1 DNA, chromosome 1, nearly complete sequence genome:
- a CDS encoding arrestin (or S-antigen), N-terminal domain protein (COG:S;~EggNog:ENOG410PJ77;~InterPro:IPR022794,IPR014752), giving the protein MVNLDLRRRPKIQIALKNQQPNLVNTYTTGDRIDGAATITVDHDIPFDNLDITFEGTSRTTVERASVPGQSGAHQTFLKLRQPIDHYPSPRILQPGHTYVFPFTFVVPDRLLPQACNHPKDHGHLEHAHTLLPPTLGDTMVTLRNGKSALVDDLCPEMCRVAYFIRTAVLKKDGSGKRKVLGSGTQKVRITPVVEEQPPLNIPDHEVDGYCVRKEKDLRRGWTRAKRGRLVVSTAQPKPLVSNHGGEESVNSVATLDLRFEPVTEDEAPPQLGTVWTKVTASTFYGAQPWRDFPAGIRASSWAQLGRGVYIESVPLSTRCVASASWTKHSRRDSFSSSSSTSSASTASTSASSTTGSYYTASVIIPITPPTSKTLVPTFHSCLLSRTYSLDLSISYHAPHTSRLLGSAVSLKVPIQVTCSPQNIPAKNAAEVVNVSEMDVDVEAFFTPRDVTGLAVAPPAYGDYRPRVVGAGTEESQRRSVCV; this is encoded by the exons ATGGTGAACCTCGACCTCCGCCGTCGTCCTAAAATCCAAATCGCCCTTAAAAACCAACAACCGAACCTGGTCAACACCTATACCACCGGAGACCGCATCGACGGCGCTGCGACTATCACTGTCGACCATGATATTCCGTTTGATAATCTTGACATAACATTCGAGG GCACGTCAAGGACAACAGTCGAACGCGCTTCCGTCCCGGGCCAAAGCGGCGCTCACCAAACCTTCCTCAAACTCCGCCAACCAATCGATCACTACCCATCTCCTCGCATCCTCCAGCCAGGCCACACCTACGTCTTCCCATTTACCTTCGTCGTCCCGGACCGCCTCCTCCCGCAGGCATGCAACCACCCCAAGGACCACGGCCACCTGGAGCACGCGCATACACTCCTTCCACCGACGCTGGGCGATACGATGGTAACCCTGCGGAACGGGAAGAGTGCGTTGGTCGATGACTTGTGTCCAGAAATGTGTCGCGTCGCGTACTTCATCCGGACCGCAGTCTTGAAGAAGGACGGTAGcggaaagagaaaagtcCTCGGGTCCGGCACGCAAAAAGTCCGCATCACGCCCGTTGTCGAGGAACAGCCACCGTTGAACATCCCCGACCATGAAGTCGACGGGTACTGCGTACGGAAGGAGAAGGATCTCCGACGCGGCTGGACGAGGGCGAAGCGCGGCCGTCTTGTTGTCTCGACGGCGCAGCCGAAACCTCTCGTTTCGAATCATGGCGGCGAGGAGAGTGTGAACTCGGTAGCAACGCTGGATCTGCGGTTCGAGCCTGTGACGGAGGACGAGGCCCCGCCACAGCTTGGGACCGTGTGGACGAAAGTCACTGCGTCGACGTTCTACGGCGCGCAGCCGTGGCGCGATTTCCCTGCCGGGATTAGGGCGAGTTCATGGGCGCAGCTTGGCCGCGGCGTGTATATCGAGAGTGTACCGTTGTCGACGCGGTGTGTTGCGTCTGCGTCGTGGACGAAGCATTCCCGTCGGGACTCGttctcttcctcatcctctacATCGTCCGCCTCGACGGCTTCGACTTCGGCTTCTTCGACAACCGGCTCATACTACACAGCCTCCGTAATCATCCCCATCACACCCCCTACCAGCAAAACGCTCGTCCCAACATTCCACTCCTGTCTCCTCTCGCGGACCTACTCCCTCGACCTATCCATCTCCTACCACGCACCGCACACCTCGCGCCTCCTAGGCTCCGCTGTGTCCCTGAAAGTACCAATCCAGGTGACTTGTTCGCCGCAGAACATCCCGGCTAAGAATGCGGCTGAGGTGGTTAACGTTTCTGAGATGGATGTCGATGTGGAGGCTTTTTTTACGCCGAGGGATGTTACGGGGTTAGCTGTCGCGCCGCCGGCGTATGGGGATTATCGGCCGAGGGTTGTTGGGGCTGGGACTGAGGAGAGCCAGAGGAGGAGTGTTTGTGTTTGA
- a CDS encoding sodium:solute symporter family protein (COG:P;~EggNog:ENOG410PHHN;~InterPro:IPR001734,IPR038377,IPR031155;~PFAM:PF00474;~TransMembrane:15 (o20-44i65-92o98-120i141-159o165-194i201-220o300-325i346-371o377-397i409-431o437-459i466-485o505-525i600-619o631-656i);~go_component: GO:0016020 - membrane [Evidence IEA];~go_component: GO:0016021 - integral component of membrane [Evidence IEA];~go_function: GO:0015204 - urea transmembrane transporter activity [Evidence IEA];~go_function: GO:0022857 - transmembrane transporter activity [Evidence IEA];~go_process: GO:0055085 - transmembrane transport [Evidence IEA];~go_process: GO:0071918 - urea transmembrane transport [Evidence IEA]): MTGLQARAGGASITPPLPQAAGYVVVVVLGLVVAVVMMYVTKILKNTTGEDNKKTEMFMTANRTVRTGLTASAVISSWLWTTAILGSCFTGYDYGVSGPFWFAAGCSPMIVFFALLGISCKRKIPEAHTSLELVRIRYGKIAHAVFMILCLVNNIFASANMLLGAAAVIAAVSGMHIIAATFLIPVGVTVYTFVGGIKATFLTDYFHTVIILAICCYFSVKAFTNDQVGSVGDLFDLIQKAGQAHPVSGNSQGSYLTMTSKSGILFGILHTCSNFGLVIMDTSYFIKSFSATPRAVVPGYAIGGILYFAIPWGLGTVMSSLAIGLESHPSFPTYPRRMTSSEVSGGLVLPYAAIAIAGKGGATAVLLMTFMAVTSTLSAQVIAVSSILSFDVYRLYFKKGASDRDIIRASHLGVIFFAAFAAGFSTMLHYVGIDLGWTLYMLGVVTCPGVFPMVFTVLWKHQSKAAAILSPILGIATGIAVWLGTAHHFYGSVSVSATGGLLPCVYGTVASAFSPILYSVLITLVKPQNYDWSNFRQEKLALEKVESDLTNVHHGENDSPSVAREQENRVEVEQHRNEEDGAQPAPQASTAKELKRWTRIAAFWSAATFLGHWVIWPLPMYGSKYVFEKKFYYAWVIVAIIWLWITMLVTTFYPILDGGWQQIREVYNGWKNNKRAAIDGTVPASPPSPEEVEVEGKETK; the protein is encoded by the exons ATGACGGGTCTACAAGCACGCGCTGGTGGTGCTAGCATCACGCCGCCGCTGCCTCAAGCGGCTGGTtatgtggttgttgttgttttggGTTTGGTTGTTGCAGTTG TCATGATGTACGTGACCAAGATACTGAAGAACACTACTGGAGAAGACAACAAGAAGACGGAAAT GTTCATGACAGCAAACCGAACAGTCCGGACGGGTTTGACTGCATCTGCTGTGATTTCG TCATGGCTTTGGACAACGGCTATCCTAGGATCTTGCTTTACAGGCTACGACTACGGTGTATCAGGACCATTCTGGTTTGCTGCCGGATGCAGCCCTATGATCGTCTTCTTTGCCCTCCTTGGTATTTCCTGCAAGAGAAAGATCCCTGAAGCGCATACTTCTCTGGAACTTGTTCGGATTCGATATG GAAAAATCGCCCACGCCGTCTTCATGATCCTCTGCCTTGTCAACAACATCTTCGCCAGTGCCAACATGCTCCTCGGCGCTGCTGCGGTCATTGCAGCTGTTTCGGGGATGCATATTATCGCAGCGACTTTTCTGATTCCAGTTGGCGTGACGGTGTATACGTTTGTCGGTGGTATCAAGGCTAC TTTCCTGACCGACTACTTCCATACGGTCATCATCCTGGCTATCTGCTGCTACTTCTCGGTCAAGGCATTCACGAACGATCAAGTGGGATCCGTTGGGGACCTGTTTGATCTCATCCAGAAGGCTGGGCAGGCGCATCCTGTTTCTGGGAACTCGCAGGGATCGTACTTGACCATGACTTCGAAGAGT GGCATCCTCTTCGGCATCCTCCACACATGCTCCAACTTTGGCCTCGTTATC ATGGACACATCCTACTTCATAAAATCCTTCTCCGCCACCCCCCGCGCCGTCGTCCCCGGCTACGCAATCGGCGGCATCCTCTACTTCGCCATCCCCTGGGGCCTAGGCACCGTAATGTCCTCGCTCGCCATCGGCCTCGAATCCCACCCCTCCTTCCCAACCTACCCCCGCCGCATGACATCCTCCGAAGTCAGCGGCGGCCTTGTCCTCCCGTACGCAGCGATCGCAATCGCAGGGAAAGGAGGCGCGACGGCCGTACTTCTCATGACATTTATGGCTGTTACGTCGACGCTTAGCGCGCAGGTTATTGCGGTCAGCTCGATTTTGAGTTTCGATGTGTACCGGCTGTATTTTAAGAAGGGCGCTAGCGATCGCGATATTATCAGGGCGAGCCATTTGGGGGTTATTTTCTTTGCCGCGTTTGCGGCCGGGTTTAGTACTATGCTGCATTATGTTGGGATTGATCTAGGTTGGACGTTGTATATGCTTG GAGTGGTAACATGCCCCGGCGTCTTCCCCATGGTCTTCACCGTGCTATGGAAGCACCAATCCAAAGCCGCCGCCATCCTCTCCCCAATCCTCGGCATCGCCACGGGAATCGCCGTCTGGCTCGGCACAGCACACCACTTCTACGGCTCCGTCTCTGTCTCCGCGACAGGCGGACTACTCCCCTGCGTCTACGGAACCGTGGCCTCAGCCTTCTCGCCCATCCTCTACTCCGTGCTGATCACCCTCGTCAAGCCGCAGAACTACGACTGGAGTAACTTCCGGCAGGAGAAACTCGCGCTGGAGAAGGTGGAGAGCGATTTGACGAATGTGCATCATGGGGAGAATGACTCGCCATCTGTTGCGCGGGAGCAGGAGAATAGGGTTGAGGTCGAGCAGCATCGGAATGAGGAGGATGGGGCGCAGCCGGCGCCACAGGCTAGCACTGCTAAAGAACTGAAGCGGTGGACGCGGATTGCTGCGTTCTGGTCTGCTGCTACGTTCCTGGGACACTGGGTGATCTGGCCGTTGCCGATGTATGGGTCGAAATATGTTTTTGAGAAAAAG TTTTACTACGCCTGGGTAATCGTCGCCATAATCTGGCTCTGGATCACCATGCTGGTAACAACCTTCTACCCGATCCTCGATGGCGGATGGCAGCAGATCCGCGAGGTGTACAACGGGTGGAAGAATAACAAGCGCGCGGCGATTGACGGGACTGTGCCGGCTAGTCCGCCCAGTCCGGAGGAAGTCGAGGTTGAGGGGAAGGAGACTAAATGA
- a CDS encoding LLM class flavin-dependent oxidoreductase (COG:C;~EggNog:ENOG410PGED;~InterPro:IPR011251,IPR016215,IPR036661;~PFAM:PF00296;~go_function: GO:0004497 - monooxygenase activity [Evidence IEA];~go_function: GO:0016705 - oxidoreductase activity, acting on paired donors, with incorporation or reduction of molecular oxygen [Evidence IEA];~go_process: GO:0055114 - oxidation-reduction process [Evidence IEA]), producing MTANETPANGRKSLILNAFVEMCSGHQSPGLWQHPEDESWRFNDVDHWVELAKLLESAKFHGIFIADVLGGYDVYKGPRNLEPAIVSGAQWPVNEPLAVVPAMAAATQNIGFGVTVTTTYEPPYHLARRLSTVDHLTKGRVGWNVVTGYLDSAARNMGYAHQPNHDDRYAVAEEYIKVAYKLWESSWRSDAVVLDRQRGIYAEPSRIREINHVGKYFEVPGPHLCQPSPQRTPLILQAGTSKAGKTFAAQHAEAIFVGGHSPSVVKKNIAEIREMAKTQFGRDPASIKFLALLCPILGKTEEEAKEKFAYYRSLGSIDGALALFGGWTGIDLDTYGDNQELRTVESNAIRSAVEGWSKATPEVPKWTKKTVGEHITVGGLGATAVGTPQQVADQMEKWVDEADVDGFNIAYAVKPGTFKDVIDLLIPELRRRGLFHEDYAVPKGTYRENVYRKKGQSGPPADHPASKYRWDAGVEEHKIPE from the exons ATGACTGCAAACGAGACTCCGGCCAATGGGCGCAAGTCGCTCATCCTCAATGCCTTTGTGGAAATGTGCAGTGGCCACCAGTCCCCTGGTCTCTGGCAACACCCCGAGGATGAGTCGTGGCGGTTTAATGATGTTGACCACTGGGTTGAATTAGCCAAATTACTCGAATCAGCCAAATTTCATGGTATCTTCATCGCTGATGTCCTAG GCGGTTATGATGTCTACAAGGGCCCTAGGAACCTCGAGCCCGCTATTGTCTCTGGTGCTCAATGGCCTGTTAATGAACCCCTTGCAGTCGTCCCGGCTATGGCTGCTGCCACTCAGAACATTGGCTTCGGTGTCACAGTGACAACAACATATGAACCTCCATACCACCTTGCTCGTCGGTTGTCGACAGTCGACCACCTCACCAAGGGCCGTGTCGGATGGAAT GTCGTCACCGGCTACCTCGACTCCGCAGCCCGCAACATGGGCTACGCCCACCAGCCCAAC CACGACGACCGCTACGCCGTCGCCGAAGAATACATCAAAGTAGCCTACAAACTCTGGGAATCCTCCTGGCGCAGCGACGCCGTCGTCCTCGACCGCCAGCGCGGCATCTACGCCGAACCCTCCCGCATCCGCGAAATCAACCACGTCGGCAAATACTTCGAAGTCCCCGGTCCGCACCTCTGCCAGCCGTCTCCCCAGCGCACGCCACTGATCCTGCAAGCCGGTACCTCGAAGGCGGGGAAGACGTTCGCTGCGCAACATGCTGAGGCGATTTTCGTGGGCGGGCATAGCCCGTCTGtggtgaagaagaatatCGCGGAGATTAGGGAGATGGCGAAGACGCAGTTTGGGAGGGATCCGGCTAGTATTAAATTCTTGGCGCTTTTGTGTCCGATTCTGGGGaagacggaggaggaggcgaAAGAGAAGTTTGCGTATTATCGGAGTTTGGGGTCGATTGATGGTGCGCTGGCGCTGTTTGGTGGGTGGACTGGAATTGATCTCGACACATACGGCGACAATCAGGAGTTGCGGACGGTCGAGAGTAATGCTATTCG ATCTGCCGTCGAAGGCTGGTCCAAGGCCACTCCTGAAGTCCCCAAATGGACAAAGAAGACAGTCGGCGAGCACATCACCGTCGGCGGTCTCGGCGCAACAGCCGTCGGCACACCACAGCAAGTCGCAGACCAAATGGAGAAATGGGTCGACGAGGCTGACGTTGACGGTTTCAACATT GCATACGCTGTCAAACCTGGCACATTCAAGGACGTCATCGACCTGCTCATCCCTGAATTGCGCCGGAGAGGCCTGTTCCACGAGGACTACGCTGTGCCCAAGGGGACGTATCGGGAGAATGTGTACAGGAAAAAGGGACAGTCTGGGCCGCCGGCGGATCATCCTGCTTCTAAGTATCGGTGGGATGCCGGTGTTGAGGAGCATAAGATTCCTGAGTAG